In Acidimicrobiales bacterium, a single genomic region encodes these proteins:
- the nadC gene encoding carboxylating nicotinate-nucleotide diphosphorylase — protein MTAARPGVHPPITAVREAVARALAEDLEPLGDLTAALLPAEARATATFTSRATGVVAGRRCVEVTIASVDAGLDLRWHLDDGAEVAPGEVIAEVEGPLASILTAERTALNFLCHLSGVASLTRRYVEAAGGGARIWDTRKTTPGLRALEKAAVRAGGGANHRGNLSEWVLLKDNHLTGLGITAAVGRARERWPARVVEVEADRLEQVEEAIAAGADLVLLDNMSPDEARACVEARGDAARPLLEVSGRVSLETVAAYAATGVDLISVGALTHSAPVLDIGLDIAPREA, from the coding sequence ATGACCGCTGCCCGCCCCGGTGTGCACCCACCGATCACGGCGGTGCGCGAGGCGGTTGCCCGCGCCCTCGCCGAGGACCTCGAGCCGCTCGGTGACCTCACCGCCGCCCTCCTGCCGGCCGAGGCCCGGGCCACCGCCACCTTCACCTCCCGTGCCACCGGCGTGGTGGCCGGCCGGCGCTGCGTGGAGGTGACCATCGCCTCCGTCGACGCCGGCCTCGACCTCCGCTGGCACCTCGACGACGGCGCCGAGGTGGCGCCGGGCGAGGTGATCGCCGAGGTCGAGGGCCCTCTGGCCTCGATCCTCACCGCCGAGCGCACGGCGCTGAACTTCCTCTGCCACCTCTCGGGCGTCGCCAGCCTCACCCGCCGGTACGTCGAGGCCGCCGGTGGTGGCGCCCGCATCTGGGACACCCGCAAGACCACGCCGGGCCTGCGCGCCCTCGAGAAGGCGGCGGTGCGCGCCGGCGGCGGCGCCAACCACCGGGGCAACCTGAGCGAGTGGGTGCTGCTGAAGGACAACCACCTCACCGGCCTGGGCATCACCGCGGCGGTGGGGCGTGCCCGGGAGCGGTGGCCCGCCCGCGTGGTCGAGGTCGAGGCCGACCGCCTCGAGCAAGTGGAGGAGGCCATCGCCGCCGGGGCCGACCTGGTGCTGCTCGACAACATGTCGCCCGACGAGGCGCGCGCGTGCGTCGAGGCCCGCGGCGATGCCGCCCGCCCGCTGCTCGAGGTGTCGGGCCGCGTCTCGCTCGAGACGGTGGCCGCCTACGCCGCCACCGGCGTCGACCTCATCTCGGTCGGCGCCCTCACCCACTCGGCGCCGGTGCTCGACATCGGCCTCGACATCGCCCCCCGGGAGGCCTGA
- a CDS encoding type III pantothenate kinase: MLLAVDVGNTETVIGLFDDPATSDVLLDHWRVSTNADRTSDELALLVQEFLGFHGYSFDTDVAGIAISSGVPRVTAALRTMTERYFGFEPVVLGTGVKTGLPVLYDNPKEVGPDRIANAVGALERYEPPLIVVDFGTATTFDAISRKGEYLGGAIIPGIEISLDALVGRAAMLRRVELVEPANVIGRSTVESIQSGVVYGIAAQVDGLCGRFEEELGPATVIATGGLSELVVPLSTRIEHHEPWLTLHGLRIVFNKNR, from the coding sequence GTGCTGCTCGCCGTCGATGTCGGCAACACCGAGACCGTGATCGGCCTCTTCGACGACCCCGCCACCTCCGACGTCCTGCTCGACCACTGGCGGGTCTCCACCAACGCCGATCGGACCTCCGACGAGCTGGCCCTGCTCGTGCAGGAGTTCCTCGGCTTCCACGGCTACAGCTTCGACACCGACGTGGCGGGCATCGCCATCTCCTCGGGCGTGCCACGCGTCACCGCCGCGCTGCGGACCATGACCGAGCGCTACTTCGGGTTCGAGCCGGTCGTGCTCGGGACCGGCGTGAAGACCGGCCTCCCCGTGCTCTACGACAACCCGAAGGAGGTCGGCCCCGACCGGATCGCCAACGCCGTCGGCGCCCTCGAGCGCTACGAGCCGCCGCTGATCGTCGTCGACTTCGGCACCGCCACGACCTTCGACGCCATCTCCCGCAAGGGCGAGTACCTCGGCGGAGCCATCATCCCCGGCATCGAGATCAGCCTCGATGCCCTCGTCGGCCGGGCGGCCATGCTGCGCCGCGTCGAGCTGGTGGAGCCCGCGAACGTCATCGGGCGGTCCACCGTCGAGTCGATCCAGTCGGGCGTGGTCTACGGGATCGCCGCCCAGGTCGACGGCCTCTGCGGGCGCTTCGAGGAGGAGCTCGGACCCGCCACCGTGATCGCCACCGGTGGCCTGAGCGAGCTCGTGGTCCCTCTCTCGACGCGCATCGAGCACCACGAGCCGTGGCTCACCCTCCATGGGCTGCGCATCGTCTTCAACAAGAACCGGTAG
- the lysS gene encoding lysine--tRNA ligase, with protein MGDQRPTVPYRFEPTRTAASLQEEHAGLEPGTETGQLVTVAGRLMLRRVQGKLAFGTLQDGSGRIQLFATAAGTPRFDDFGGLSLGDWIGVTGQVMTTRRGELSVQVDEWVVLAEARRTFPDKWHGLSDPDTRYRQRYVDLWVSEEASALRDRSRIISLMRRWLEDRDFVEVETPTFHPIPGGATARPFTTHHNALDLDLYLRIAPELYLKRLVVGGMERVFEVARVFRNEGLSPRHNPEFTMLELYQAYADYGDMMRLTEELVAYLATEIRGTTVFEYDGRELDLTPPWRRATMVDLIEEHAGVRVDLRTPVEELRATCREHGVHVEDAWGPGKLMLELYEKTTEAELWGPIFVMDYPKEVSPLARDHREVAGMAERFEPIVAGRELGNAFSELNDPDEQRLRFEEQAAHREAGDAEAMVVDADYVRALEYGLPPTGGLGIGVDRLVMILTGATTIRDVILFPTLRPEAQGS; from the coding sequence GTGGGAGACCAGCGTCCGACCGTGCCCTACCGCTTCGAGCCGACGCGGACCGCTGCCTCCCTCCAGGAGGAGCACGCCGGCCTCGAGCCGGGGACCGAGACGGGCCAGCTCGTCACCGTGGCCGGCCGCCTCATGCTCCGCCGGGTGCAGGGCAAGCTCGCCTTCGGCACGCTCCAGGACGGCAGCGGTCGCATCCAGCTCTTCGCCACCGCCGCCGGCACCCCCCGCTTCGACGACTTCGGCGGCCTCTCCCTCGGCGACTGGATCGGCGTCACCGGCCAGGTCATGACCACCCGCCGGGGCGAGCTCAGCGTGCAGGTGGACGAGTGGGTCGTGCTCGCCGAGGCCCGCCGCACCTTCCCCGACAAGTGGCACGGCCTGTCCGACCCCGACACCCGCTACCGGCAGCGCTACGTCGACCTCTGGGTCTCGGAGGAGGCCAGCGCGCTGCGCGACCGCAGCCGGATCATCAGCCTGATGCGCCGCTGGCTGGAGGACCGCGACTTCGTGGAGGTCGAGACCCCCACCTTCCACCCCATCCCCGGCGGCGCCACCGCCCGGCCCTTCACCACCCACCACAATGCCCTCGACCTCGACCTGTACCTGCGCATCGCCCCCGAGCTGTACCTGAAGCGCCTCGTGGTGGGCGGCATGGAGCGGGTCTTCGAGGTCGCCCGGGTGTTCCGCAACGAGGGCCTCTCGCCGCGGCACAACCCCGAGTTCACGATGCTCGAGCTGTACCAGGCGTACGCCGACTACGGCGACATGATGCGCCTCACCGAGGAGCTCGTGGCCTACCTCGCCACCGAGATCCGCGGCACGACGGTCTTCGAGTACGACGGCCGCGAGCTCGACCTCACGCCCCCGTGGCGGCGGGCCACCATGGTCGACCTCATCGAGGAGCACGCCGGGGTGCGGGTCGACCTGCGGACCCCGGTCGAGGAGCTGCGCGCCACCTGCCGCGAGCACGGCGTCCACGTCGAGGACGCGTGGGGCCCCGGCAAGCTCATGCTCGAGCTGTACGAGAAGACCACCGAGGCCGAGCTGTGGGGCCCGATCTTCGTCATGGACTACCCCAAGGAGGTCTCGCCCCTGGCGCGCGACCACCGGGAGGTGGCGGGCATGGCGGAGCGCTTCGAGCCGATCGTGGCCGGCCGCGAGCTGGGCAACGCCTTCAGCGAGCTCAACGACCCCGACGAGCAGCGCCTCCGCTTCGAGGAGCAGGCCGCCCACCGCGAGGCCGGCGACGCCGAGGCCATGGTCGTCGACGCCGACTACGTGCGCGCCCTCGAGTACGGCCTCCCACCCACCGGCGGCCTCGGCATCGGCGTCGACCGGCTGGTCATGATCCTCACCGGCGCCACCACCATCCGCGACGTCATCCTCTTCCCAACCCTCCGCCCCGAGGCTCAGGGGTCCTGA